One Candidatus Omnitrophota bacterium DNA segment encodes these proteins:
- a CDS encoding MBL fold metallo-hydrolase, whose protein sequence is MRLHFLGAAGGVTGSMHLLEANGKRILMDCGFYQGRREESNRLNRNLPFAPGNIDVMVLSHAHIDHSGNIPLLSRGYNGNIISTMATHDLCAAMLADSAHIQEKDAEFFNKKIASHPDQHIAPIYGFPDVEKGLKQFIAINYERPFPLSDGVTLTFYDAGHVLGSAIVVLDIEENGTKRRLVYSGDIGRKNLPILRDPTLIDNAEIVLMESTYGNRMHDPIEVADEKLADAVHAVYQRKGKLIIPSFALERAQEILYSFSTLFKRKRIPRLPVYVDSPLTLKVTEIFRLHPECFDEDLRSLFNRKEDPFDFPDLEMVRSKEDSQALNEASGPMVIISASGMCEAGRILHHLRNNIGDPNNMILIVGFQAEHTLGRKIVERQPTVRIFGMEHALEAEVRVINAYSGHADREGLDAFALASKKTMKKLFLIHGEADQSQAMAERLRGKGLPDVHVPKRGEFVDL, encoded by the coding sequence ATGAGGCTTCATTTTCTCGGCGCCGCTGGCGGCGTTACTGGTTCCATGCACCTGTTGGAAGCGAACGGAAAGCGCATTCTGATGGACTGCGGCTTCTATCAGGGACGGCGCGAGGAATCCAACCGGCTCAACCGCAATCTGCCTTTTGCGCCGGGAAATATCGACGTAATGGTCTTGTCGCACGCGCATATCGACCATAGCGGCAACATTCCCCTCCTCAGCCGGGGCTATAACGGCAATATCATATCCACGATGGCTACGCACGATCTCTGCGCCGCGATGCTGGCGGACAGCGCTCACATCCAGGAAAAGGACGCCGAGTTTTTCAACAAGAAAATCGCTTCCCATCCCGATCAGCATATCGCCCCCATTTATGGCTTTCCGGACGTGGAAAAAGGTCTAAAGCAATTCATCGCCATCAATTACGAGCGTCCTTTTCCGCTCTCCGACGGCGTTACGCTTACGTTCTACGACGCCGGGCACGTCTTAGGCTCCGCCATCGTGGTTTTGGATATCGAAGAGAATGGAACTAAGCGGCGGCTGGTCTACAGCGGCGATATCGGGCGCAAGAATTTACCCATTCTGCGCGATCCCACGCTGATCGATAACGCCGAGATCGTTCTCATGGAAAGCACCTATGGCAACCGGATGCACGATCCCATCGAAGTGGCGGACGAAAAGCTGGCGGACGCCGTCCACGCCGTCTATCAACGCAAAGGCAAGTTGATTATCCCCTCCTTTGCGCTCGAACGCGCCCAGGAAATTCTCTATAGTTTCAGTACGTTATTCAAACGCAAGCGCATCCCCCGCCTTCCCGTCTATGTGGACAGCCCATTAACCTTGAAGGTAACGGAAATTTTCCGCCTGCATCCCGAATGCTTCGACGAAGATCTGCGTTCGCTTTTCAATCGTAAAGAGGATCCGTTCGATTTTCCCGATTTGGAGATGGTGCGCAGCAAGGAGGATTCGCAAGCATTGAACGAAGCGTCGGGGCCGATGGTTATCATTTCCGCGTCGGGAATGTGCGAAGCGGGGCGCATTCTCCATCACTTGCGCAACAACATCGGCGATCCCAACAATATGATATTGATCGTAGGCTTTCAGGCCGAACATACGCTGGGCCGCAAGATCGTCGAACGCCAACCAACCGTGCGCATCTTCGGCATGGAGCACGCCCTGGAAGCCGAAGTGCGCGTCATCAACGCCTACAGCGGCCATGCGGACCGGGAGGGGCTTGACGCTTTCGCCTTGGCGTCCAAGAAAACCATGAAGAAACTATTCCTGATCCACGGCGAGGCGGATCAAAGCCAGGCGATGGCGGAACGGTTGCGGGGAAAGGGATTGCCTGATGTTCACGTTCCCAAACGGGGCGAATTTGTCGATTTATAA
- a CDS encoding DNA polymerase III subunit beta, whose product MKLDQVLIDRMIELAKFYGATRLILFGSALNNPEKARDIDLACDIPGWDFFAYGAKLEDEFLIPIDLVPLTPPNPFTEHIES is encoded by the coding sequence ATGAAACTGGATCAAGTCTTGATCGACCGAATGATTGAACTGGCGAAATTTTATGGCGCCACCCGGCTGATTCTATTCGGCAGCGCGTTAAATAATCCCGAAAAGGCAAGAGATATCGATCTTGCTTGCGATATTCCCGGATGGGACTTTTTCGCTTATGGCGCTAAGTTGGAGGATGAATTTCTTATTCCTATCGATTTGGTTCCACTAACGCCTCCCAATCCTTTTACCGAACATATCGAATCGAT
- a CDS encoding DUF3142 domain-containing protein, producing MKLSKLILSAWLAAGGLLAFLSCGKPPPPSAWKTSFYVWREQWTEDMEPALNRAAPWANEFMIFAASFRVMGDRLVLDKKTVDWRFLSQTGKPVVLVFRLPVQFALILERTPSQTAVFLQDAIQRQMEEARAQSAAVAGTQFDYDCPTSKLKDYAALLRALRFAAPKTPLSITALPAWLESAAFADLIHGLAYYVLQVHSLEKPSSIDKDYRLCDVRQAEKAIRRAAAFGKPFYAALPTYGYQLIFDENGAFAAIASEDAPDSLPANYRTRAVFAEPEAIIPLLESLQRDPPASLVGAVWFRLPVDSDRMNWTWPTLLAVMEGRMPAMSFKAELRQPQPGLYEIWVTNSGERNYEGKIRFNVVKKRSILAYDILGNFHEDESVNSLTGPAPRAGAPALAAWYRAAPGAEGDGLPIQLGPVEAMK from the coding sequence ATGAAACTCTCCAAGTTGATTCTTTCGGCATGGCTGGCGGCGGGTGGTTTGCTCGCGTTTCTTTCCTGCGGAAAACCGCCTCCACCCAGCGCGTGGAAGACTTCTTTCTACGTTTGGCGCGAGCAATGGACGGAGGATATGGAACCGGCGCTGAACCGCGCTGCGCCTTGGGCGAACGAATTCATGATCTTCGCCGCCTCGTTTCGCGTGATGGGGGATCGCCTTGTTCTCGATAAGAAAACAGTGGATTGGCGCTTTCTTTCGCAGACGGGCAAGCCGGTGGTTTTGGTTTTCCGGCTGCCGGTCCAGTTCGCCCTCATCTTAGAACGGACTCCATCCCAAACTGCCGTCTTTCTCCAAGACGCGATTCAACGCCAAATGGAAGAAGCTCGCGCCCAAAGCGCCGCCGTCGCCGGGACGCAGTTTGATTATGATTGCCCCACGTCGAAACTGAAGGATTACGCCGCTTTGTTGCGCGCTTTGCGGTTTGCAGCGCCGAAGACGCCGCTCTCGATTACCGCATTGCCGGCATGGCTGGAAAGCGCGGCGTTTGCGGATTTGATTCATGGCCTCGCCTATTACGTCTTGCAGGTTCATTCTCTGGAAAAACCCTCCTCCATCGATAAAGATTACCGCCTCTGCGATGTCCGCCAAGCGGAAAAAGCCATCCGGCGGGCGGCTGCATTCGGCAAACCGTTCTACGCCGCGCTTCCCACGTATGGCTATCAATTGATCTTCGACGAAAATGGAGCATTCGCCGCCATCGCTTCTGAAGACGCGCCCGATTCGCTTCCGGCGAATTATCGAACGCGCGCCGTCTTCGCCGAGCCGGAAGCGATCATTCCTCTTCTTGAATCGTTGCAGCGCGATCCGCCCGCTTCGCTAGTGGGCGCAGTATGGTTCCGGCTGCCGGTGGATTCTGACCGCATGAATTGGACCTGGCCAACGCTCTTGGCCGTGATGGAAGGCCGGATGCCCGCGATGTCGTTTAAGGCGGAATTGCGCCAACCTCAGCCCGGCCTTTATGAAATTTGGGTGACGAATAGCGGAGAGCGGAATTACGAAGGAAAGATACGCTTCAACGTCGTCAAAAAACGCTCCATTCTGGCGTACGATATTTTGGGTAACTTTCACGAGGACGAATCCGTAAATAGCCTAACGGGACCTGCTCCTCGAGCAGGCGCCCCCGCGCTCGCCGCCTGGTATCGCGCGGCGCCCGGCGCGGAAGGGGACGGCCTTCCCATCCAACTGGGGCCGGTGGAGGCGATGAAATGA
- a CDS encoding FG-GAP-like repeat-containing protein, with the protein MIKTSVSHFLVFLGRISVFCFLGFALLSTPSLYADVSQWTHFTIASPLPGEGWGTAGPALVDFDGDGDLDIALSRRSVQAAYWYERVDDSHWKQHTMGKSETLNDCLGSAVLDIDGDGWLDVALNRVWFKNPGILKQNPDAPWKANAYEGGGHDIAAADINGDGVNDIVANLGMDWFDVSQNLKKVPITEGLDFHGGMAPRGVGDIDGDGDNDVIMPGLWFENPGQGYGEWKRHEWPHVLIPNASYGTSARSWIADLNGDGRNDIVYSDCDTGLSHVYWVENLGKGDKWERHPLPDPPTNPGDVAGTGSFHSLGIADVDHDGDLDIFAGEQEDPDDYMASGGKLPMRPKGLKERGVIWENRGSVAQPAFVPVVIHVDNPGWHDAQLGDVDGDGDIDIVTKIWHSDGGPYHADFWRNDNVRPLDNPLCLYVSWKGNDEWTGLCSEPNGARTDGPFASLERARDEIRKRKKSGMQQNRGVKVIVQGGTYNLGKPFALEMEDSGTKAAPIVYESQAGETVCLSGGKTVSGFTLVEDEETLALLDKKARGSVWQADLKACGIADFGPADEGGAEVFFHDLPMTLARWPNEGFVRIVDIVEKDGHQIHGNLGSKTGKFVYEGDRPKRWLKEEDPWLHGYWFWDWSDQRQRIASIDADNSIIALKEPNHGYGYRKGQWYYAFNMLSELDAPGEWYIDREKGVLYFWPPEPIDQAKTAISVLPNLIVAKNASYVEFRGFVLEACRGTAISITGGEGDRLAECFIRNAGGSGAQLSGRDQVVEDCEIYQTGSGGISLSGGDRATLQPGRLYADNNRIHDYGRIKRMYSAGISLSGVGNHATHNLIYSAPHIAIIFGGNGHLLEFNEIHHVCMESNDAGAIYAGRDWTMRGNIIRHNYLHQITGFENRGCVGVYLDDMFASAAIYGNLFYQVTRAAFLGGGRDCTVENNIFADCNPALHVDARALGWAAYHADDWIKEAQKKGTLLGIAYTKPPYSERYLRLPNILNDNPKAPVGNLIARNICWGGKWDDIEKKALPFLTIEDNLINEDPHFVNAENLDFRLQYDSPAYKLGFKTIPMEEIGLRKKTDCACKDKK; encoded by the coding sequence ATGATAAAAACTTCGGTTAGCCATTTTTTAGTTTTTTTAGGCAGGATTTCAGTTTTCTGTTTTCTCGGATTCGCGCTTCTCTCCACGCCAAGCCTATATGCCGATGTTTCGCAGTGGACGCATTTCACCATCGCCAGCCCTTTGCCGGGAGAAGGTTGGGGAACAGCCGGTCCGGCGCTGGTGGATTTCGACGGTGATGGAGATTTGGATATCGCGCTTTCGCGGCGTTCCGTGCAAGCGGCCTATTGGTACGAACGGGTGGACGATTCCCATTGGAAGCAACATACGATGGGGAAATCGGAAACGCTGAACGATTGTCTGGGATCGGCGGTTCTCGATATCGATGGGGATGGCTGGCTGGACGTCGCTTTGAACCGGGTATGGTTCAAAAATCCCGGCATTTTAAAGCAAAACCCCGATGCGCCCTGGAAAGCGAACGCCTACGAGGGCGGCGGCCATGACATCGCGGCGGCGGATATCAACGGCGACGGCGTCAACGATATCGTCGCCAATTTGGGGATGGATTGGTTCGACGTTTCGCAAAATTTGAAGAAGGTTCCAATAACCGAGGGTTTGGATTTTCACGGCGGCATGGCGCCGAGAGGCGTGGGGGATATTGACGGCGACGGCGACAACGACGTCATCATGCCCGGCTTGTGGTTTGAAAATCCCGGCCAGGGTTATGGAGAATGGAAGCGGCATGAATGGCCTCACGTATTGATTCCCAACGCTTCTTATGGAACCAGCGCCCGCAGTTGGATCGCCGATCTCAACGGCGATGGGCGCAACGATATCGTCTACAGCGATTGCGATACGGGATTATCCCACGTCTATTGGGTGGAGAATTTGGGCAAGGGCGATAAATGGGAGCGGCATCCGTTACCTGATCCTCCTACGAATCCCGGCGATGTAGCAGGAACCGGTTCGTTCCATTCTCTCGGCATCGCCGATGTGGATCATGATGGAGATTTGGATATCTTCGCAGGAGAACAGGAAGATCCTGACGATTACATGGCCAGCGGCGGCAAACTGCCCATGCGACCCAAAGGATTGAAGGAACGGGGCGTGATTTGGGAGAATCGGGGAAGCGTCGCCCAGCCTGCTTTCGTTCCGGTCGTGATTCATGTCGACAATCCCGGCTGGCACGATGCGCAGCTGGGCGATGTAGATGGCGACGGCGATATCGATATCGTTACTAAAATATGGCACTCGGACGGCGGCCCCTATCACGCCGATTTCTGGCGCAACGACAACGTTCGACCGCTAGACAATCCGTTATGCCTTTATGTTTCTTGGAAAGGCAACGACGAATGGACTGGATTATGCAGCGAACCGAACGGCGCAAGAACCGACGGACCTTTTGCCTCGTTGGAACGGGCGAGGGATGAAATCAGGAAGCGGAAAAAATCCGGCATGCAGCAAAATCGCGGCGTGAAGGTTATCGTACAGGGCGGAACTTACAACTTGGGAAAACCTTTCGCGTTAGAAATGGAAGATTCGGGAACGAAGGCCGCGCCCATCGTCTACGAATCGCAAGCGGGAGAAACGGTCTGCTTGTCCGGCGGCAAGACGGTTTCCGGATTCACGCTTGTCGAGGATGAAGAGACGTTGGCGCTATTGGACAAGAAAGCGCGGGGCAGCGTCTGGCAAGCCGATTTGAAAGCGTGCGGCATTGCGGATTTCGGCCCCGCGGACGAGGGCGGCGCCGAAGTGTTCTTCCACGATCTGCCCATGACGCTGGCGCGTTGGCCCAACGAGGGTTTCGTGCGCATCGTCGATATCGTAGAAAAGGACGGCCATCAGATTCACGGCAACCTCGGAAGCAAGACCGGCAAGTTCGTTTATGAAGGCGACCGGCCTAAGCGTTGGCTCAAAGAAGAAGACCCTTGGCTGCATGGCTATTGGTTTTGGGATTGGTCCGATCAGCGGCAGCGAATCGCGTCCATCGATGCGGATAACTCCATCATCGCGCTGAAGGAGCCAAATCACGGTTACGGCTATCGCAAAGGACAATGGTATTATGCGTTCAATATGCTATCGGAATTGGATGCGCCCGGAGAATGGTATATAGACCGCGAAAAGGGCGTCCTCTACTTCTGGCCGCCGGAACCGATTGACCAAGCTAAAACCGCCATTTCGGTTTTACCCAATTTGATCGTTGCGAAGAACGCTTCTTACGTGGAATTTCGCGGTTTCGTTTTGGAAGCGTGCCGAGGAACGGCCATATCCATCACGGGCGGCGAAGGCGACCGGCTCGCCGAATGCTTTATCCGCAACGCGGGAGGAAGCGGAGCACAACTCTCAGGGCGAGATCAAGTCGTGGAAGATTGCGAAATTTACCAAACCGGCAGCGGCGGGATTTCCTTAAGCGGGGGCGACCGCGCTACGCTCCAGCCAGGCCGTCTCTACGCCGACAATAACCGCATCCATGATTATGGCCGCATCAAGCGCATGTACAGCGCTGGGATATCCCTATCGGGAGTGGGCAATCATGCAACGCACAATCTGATTTACTCCGCGCCGCATATCGCCATCATCTTCGGCGGCAACGGCCATCTGCTCGAATTCAACGAAATTCATCATGTCTGCATGGAGTCGAACGACGCCGGAGCCATTTATGCAGGCCGGGATTGGACCATGCGCGGAAATATTATTCGCCATAATTATCTTCATCAAATTACGGGTTTCGAAAATCGCGGTTGCGTGGGCGTATACCTTGACGACATGTTCGCTTCCGCCGCCATTTACGGCAACCTATTTTATCAAGTAACGCGAGCGGCCTTCCTCGGCGGGGGACGGGATTGCACGGTGGAAAACAATATTTTCGCCGATTGCAATCCAGCGCTGCACGTCGACGCGAGGGCGCTAGGATGGGCCGCCTATCACGCCGACGATTGGATCAAGGAAGCGCAGAAAAAAGGAACCCTGCTAGGCATCGCTTATACAAAGCCGCCCTATAGCGAGCGCTATCTGCGGCTGCCGAATATTCTTAACGACAATCCCAAAGCCCCCGTAGGCAATCTCATCGCCCGCAATATCTGCTGGGGCGGAAAATGGGACGATATCGAAAAGAAAGCCCTGCCATTTCTGACCATCGAAGACAATCTTATTAACGAAGATCCGCATTTCGTAAACGCCGAAAACCTGGATTTCCGCCTGCAATACGATTCTCCAGCGTATAAGTTAGGATTCAAAACGATTCCTATGGAAGAGATTGGACTGAGAAAGAAAACAGACTGCGCCTGCAAGGATAAAAAATAA
- a CDS encoding nucleotidyltransferase domain-containing protein — protein MEPRIPIDEGKIKTICEKWRIKEFYLFGSVLRDDFGPESDVDVCVQFAPDAPWSLWEIVEMKFELEELFNRPVDVLEADAIRNPFRKREIESTRKLIHAEA, from the coding sequence GTGGAACCGCGAATTCCGATCGACGAAGGGAAAATCAAAACCATCTGCGAGAAATGGCGAATTAAAGAGTTTTATTTATTCGGTTCCGTACTGCGCGACGACTTCGGCCCCGAAAGCGATGTGGATGTTTGCGTCCAATTCGCTCCAGACGCGCCTTGGAGTTTATGGGAAATCGTCGAGATGAAGTTCGAACTGGAAGAACTATTCAACCGCCCGGTAGACGTATTGGAAGCGGATGCGATCCGCAATCCATTCCGAAAACGCGAAATCGAAAGCACTAGGAAACTGATCCATGCCGAAGCCTAA
- a CDS encoding HepT-like ribonuclease domain-containing protein gives MGDAARHILENLKQRSPEIPWKVIIAQRHVLAHDYDEIKYEQLWNVCQKNLPILVEQLELLLSRLPEDI, from the coding sequence ATAGGCGATGCGGCGAGACATATTTTAGAGAATCTGAAGCAAAGGAGTCCGGAGATTCCATGGAAAGTGATCATCGCTCAACGGCATGTTCTCGCGCACGATTACGATGAAATCAAGTACGAGCAATTATGGAATGTATGCCAAAAAAATCTTCCAATATTAGTCGAACAATTGGAACTGTTATTATCCCGTCTGCCGGAAGATATCTAG
- a CDS encoding carboxypeptidase regulatory-like domain-containing protein translates to MRQRLPLFALALVVITIVTTIMLGGHSQKTKASKLNVSVDTGSVEVKNEQDETSLSAGERASVTQDGIIEKKAPASSQPDNAAMVFATSAVSSAAAVASATLTPLWITGYSLTDKKEPLAQTEISLYSHIDPQSPKHFIVSAHSDERGYYTIQVPQAGRYILFASPKDNYSDAEGRVRISDQQPTAEITFTHYPAPLSIRGKVVDVETKKPIAGARLSLEAYPIDIKNMKPYSSDSLSAVSGEDGRFTISKVPIGTFNLCALAKGYAARTPRPWRDPQDALGNLTFNEQTQNKEYLVELTPGGSVLVRVKDSKKSALPNINVAIAMQGTNLLPNSNGITNERGEYRNDTLPKGKGAAIASERRLDDQPASYGMTMSDFFETRTVDNPAVVDILMSPPGTVSGRVSDGEGKPVSAILFSMMPKVMSIALNVPITNQNAETNESGDYILYGLGEGEYDIQAQKKNERGMYSTNDAPAKKTVSLKAGENKTGVDFVIDDKKEGETIRGIVKDQFGEPVVQAKIYANSRNEKNELISGSGEANEQGEFTVSGLPKADQVHVGVFAEGYKSHNEPHKMDGSLIEITMMKCGSLGGVVVNKDDKTPLAGVQIAVDFQSDPNVDEQKAVSDNDGRFQFVNLQPGFYKIIAKLENYSRFERSKVELQPGEAKQDVLVEMEKGLTFIGRLIDPQGRPVAGAVIGLLSNRSSDLNVVHDPGNMTIPDSVNSNEEGIFQLQIPSQGGDKLIIIPKELAPRTFVVSPEVVRPEPVPIPLGSGGTIEGIVKDSRGRPANSFQIIISNKDEKIFQKRVFPDEDGNYRAEHAAVGITRVMKLGTQEQFYSEQKNITIEEGKTVRVDFDAGEGATVQGLVHKGGAPAAEASLILNSQDVHLFAISDESGHYEFKGVPEGEYQIFCTTSKNQYSLEMYNSEGFAKVNITGEQKEYNVNFDLIQSELNGIVLNAETGEPLPGAEVNAAMKDQSNIYVPSTMSDETGQFKMILRYPGIYTIFVAKIGYKNKEKDYTFSLSQESATNEPTAVEFQMERAECEVEAHLIYPEKNITAFQTTFEAIGENAPHLSIERVPDKPNAYRITGMSEGLCDIRAWVHTRDRFFLAFSDSFPIRKGEKPVILMNLLEIANINIAIKTSDGSTIPKTKEAYRLEFQNFPQSSKLSVDPSTEGNQIQIEAPLGGYSARLTVAGYKPVDFNPEAQAEPEWGRSLMKMNLTLEKQ, encoded by the coding sequence ATGCGCCAGCGGCTTCCCCTATTCGCATTGGCTCTCGTCGTCATCACCATTGTTACAACAATCATGCTCGGCGGTCATTCGCAGAAAACCAAAGCCAGCAAATTAAACGTATCCGTCGATACAGGCTCCGTTGAAGTTAAAAATGAACAGGACGAAACAAGTCTGAGCGCCGGAGAACGCGCCAGCGTTACGCAAGACGGCATAATCGAAAAAAAAGCGCCCGCTTCCAGCCAGCCGGACAATGCCGCGATGGTTTTCGCGACGTCCGCCGTTTCGAGCGCAGCGGCCGTCGCTTCCGCCACTCTCACGCCATTGTGGATTACCGGCTATTCCCTCACCGACAAGAAAGAACCGCTGGCGCAAACGGAAATCAGCCTGTACAGCCATATCGATCCGCAGTCGCCGAAACATTTTATCGTCTCGGCGCACAGCGACGAGAGAGGATATTATACGATCCAGGTTCCCCAGGCAGGCCGGTACATTCTTTTCGCCTCGCCTAAAGATAACTATTCCGACGCGGAAGGCCGCGTGCGGATATCGGATCAACAACCTACGGCGGAGATTACATTCACTCATTATCCAGCGCCGCTGTCCATTCGCGGCAAAGTCGTGGACGTTGAAACCAAGAAGCCCATCGCGGGCGCGCGCCTTAGTCTCGAAGCCTATCCTATTGATATAAAAAACATGAAACCTTATTCCTCTGACTCGCTTTCCGCCGTTTCGGGAGAGGATGGCCGCTTCACGATTTCCAAAGTTCCTATAGGAACATTCAATCTATGCGCCTTGGCCAAAGGTTACGCCGCCCGAACGCCCCGTCCTTGGCGCGATCCGCAAGACGCTTTAGGAAATCTAACATTCAACGAGCAGACGCAAAATAAGGAATACCTCGTCGAATTGACGCCGGGCGGCAGCGTTTTAGTGAGAGTCAAAGATTCCAAAAAATCCGCTTTGCCGAATATCAACGTCGCCATCGCTATGCAGGGAACCAACCTTTTGCCCAACTCGAACGGAATTACCAACGAACGCGGCGAGTACCGCAACGATACGCTGCCTAAAGGCAAAGGCGCTGCTATAGCCAGCGAAAGACGTCTCGACGACCAACCAGCCTCCTACGGCATGACGATGAGCGACTTCTTCGAAACCAGAACGGTGGACAATCCCGCCGTCGTCGATATCCTCATGTCGCCGCCAGGCACGGTTTCCGGACGGGTTTCCGATGGGGAAGGCAAACCTGTCTCCGCGATCCTATTTTCCATGATGCCGAAAGTTATGAGCATCGCTCTGAACGTGCCTATCACCAATCAAAATGCGGAAACTAACGAAAGCGGCGATTATATTCTCTATGGTTTGGGAGAGGGAGAGTATGATATCCAGGCGCAGAAAAAAAATGAAAGAGGCATGTACTCGACCAATGATGCTCCGGCGAAGAAGACGGTTTCCCTCAAAGCGGGAGAAAACAAAACCGGCGTCGATTTCGTCATCGACGATAAAAAAGAAGGCGAAACCATCCGCGGAATCGTTAAAGATCAATTCGGCGAGCCGGTCGTCCAAGCCAAAATCTACGCCAATTCGCGAAATGAAAAGAACGAATTGATCTCTGGCAGCGGCGAAGCGAACGAGCAGGGCGAATTTACGGTCAGCGGCCTGCCCAAAGCGGATCAAGTCCATGTCGGAGTATTCGCCGAAGGGTATAAAAGCCATAACGAACCGCACAAAATGGACGGCTCGCTTATCGAAATCACAATGATGAAATGCGGCTCTTTAGGCGGCGTCGTTGTTAATAAAGACGACAAAACGCCTCTGGCTGGAGTTCAAATCGCTGTCGATTTTCAGTCTGATCCCAATGTGGACGAACAAAAAGCCGTTTCGGATAACGATGGACGCTTCCAATTCGTTAACTTGCAGCCGGGATTTTATAAAATCATAGCGAAATTGGAAAATTACTCCCGCTTCGAACGCTCCAAGGTCGAACTCCAGCCGGGAGAAGCCAAACAAGACGTTCTCGTCGAAATGGAAAAAGGGTTGACGTTTATCGGGCGCCTCATCGATCCTCAAGGCCGTCCGGTTGCCGGCGCGGTCATCGGTTTGTTGTCGAACCGATCCTCCGATTTGAACGTAGTCCACGATCCGGGAAATATGACGATTCCCGACAGCGTCAACTCCAACGAAGAGGGAATTTTCCAACTACAAATCCCCTCGCAAGGCGGCGACAAACTTATCATAATCCCCAAAGAACTGGCGCCGAGGACGTTCGTCGTATCGCCGGAGGTAGTCCGTCCCGAACCAGTTCCCATCCCATTGGGAAGCGGCGGAACCATCGAAGGAATCGTCAAAGATTCAAGAGGCCGTCCAGCTAATTCCTTTCAAATAATCATTTCCAATAAAGACGAAAAAATCTTTCAGAAGAGAGTCTTTCCTGATGAGGATGGAAACTACCGCGCCGAACACGCCGCCGTCGGCATTACTCGAGTCATGAAGTTAGGAACGCAAGAACAGTTCTATTCCGAGCAGAAAAATATTACCATCGAGGAAGGAAAAACCGTCCGCGTAGATTTCGATGCGGGAGAGGGCGCAACCGTTCAAGGTCTTGTCCATAAAGGGGGAGCGCCCGCGGCGGAAGCTTCCCTGATTCTTAATAGTCAAGACGTTCACCTATTCGCTATATCCGACGAAAGCGGACATTATGAGTTCAAAGGCGTGCCAGAAGGCGAATATCAAATTTTCTGCACTACCAGCAAGAATCAGTATTCCCTGGAAATGTACAACTCTGAAGGATTCGCGAAAGTAAATATTACTGGCGAGCAAAAAGAATACAACGTCAATTTCGATTTAATTCAAAGCGAACTGAACGGCATTGTCCTGAACGCCGAAACCGGCGAACCATTGCCGGGAGCGGAAGTCAACGCCGCCATGAAAGACCAATCCAATATTTATGTTCCTTCAACAATGTCTGATGAGACGGGTCAGTTCAAAATGATCCTGCGTTATCCGGGAATCTATACAATCTTCGTCGCTAAAATCGGCTATAAAAACAAGGAAAAGGATTATACTTTTTCTTTAAGCCAAGAATCCGCGACCAACGAACCGACGGCAGTCGAATTCCAAATGGAACGCGCCGAATGCGAAGTGGAAGCGCATCTGATTTATCCGGAGAAGAATATCACCGCTTTTCAAACTACTTTTGAAGCGATAGGAGAAAACGCCCCCCATTTATCTATCGAGCGTGTACCAGACAAACCCAACGCCTACCGGATCACCGGAATGTCGGAAGGGCTATGCGATATTCGCGCTTGGGTTCATACCCGAGACCGGTTTTTTCTCGCTTTCTCCGATTCTTTTCCCATCAGAAAAGGGGAGAAGCCGGTCATATTGATGAATCTTCTCGAAATCGCCAATATCAATATCGCTATTAAAACCAGCGACGGCTCGACTATACCCAAAACGAAAGAAGCCTATCGCCTCGAATTTCAAAATTTCCCTCAATCCTCCAAACTATCGGTTGATCCTTCTACGGAAGGAAATCAGATTCAAATCGAAGCGCCGCTGGGAGGATATTCCGCCCGGCTGACAGTCGCGGGATACAAGCCCGTCGACTTCAATCCCGAAGCGCAAGCCGAACCCGAATGGGGACGCTCGCTTATGAAAATGAATTTAACGCTGGAAAAACAATAA